The following is a genomic window from Variovorax paradoxus.
TTTCAGAGGCCGTCTTGAGGTTGGCAAGGCCGGTCTCGAAGTCCTTGCCGATCATCTGGTCCATGTTGAAGAAGATGCCCATGAGCTTGGCGATGTAGGGACTCGGGCCGTGCATGGCCCAGGTCACCTGTGTGGCGCCGTCCTGCGGCTGCAGCGTGAACTCGGCCATGTTGCGGGCTTCGAAGGGCTTGGTGAAATCGAGCTTGATCGCGATCTTCGAAGAGGGCGCCGACTCGACGATTTCCATGCGGCCCGCGCCCGCCTTGTCGTTGCCTTCCCACGCGTAGGTTGCGCCCTTGCCGGCGGGTGCGCCGCCAAAGGTGCGCTTCATGCCCGGGTCCAGCTTCTCGTAGGGCGACCATTCGCCCCAGCGGTGAAAGTCGTTGATCAGCGGAAAGATCTTCTCGGCCGGCGCGGCGATGCGCGCCGTGCGTTCGACCCGGAAGGCGCCGGGCCGGGTCGCGGCGTAGATGAGCACGATCGCGACCAGCGCGAGGATGACGAGGGCAATTTTCTT
Proteins encoded in this region:
- a CDS encoding SRPBCC family protein, which produces MLKKIALVILALVAIVLIYAATRPGAFRVERTARIAAPAEKIFPLINDFHRWGEWSPYEKLDPGMKRTFGGAPAGKGATYAWEGNDKAGAGRMEIVESAPSSKIAIKLDFTKPFEARNMAEFTLQPQDGATQVTWAMHGPSPYIAKLMGIFFNMDQMIGKDFETGLANLKTASEK